One Amycolatopsis thermophila DNA segment encodes these proteins:
- a CDS encoding glutaredoxin family protein: MAHEVTVMTRQGCSACVAAERDVERICAELGVPWRAEDVDTDPEWRAEYGDRVPVILVDGAEHGYWKVEEDRLRAALT; the protein is encoded by the coding sequence ATGGCCCACGAAGTGACCGTGATGACCCGGCAGGGCTGCTCCGCGTGCGTCGCGGCGGAGCGGGACGTCGAGCGGATCTGCGCCGAGCTGGGTGTGCCGTGGCGCGCCGAGGACGTCGACACCGACCCCGAGTGGCGGGCCGAGTACGGCGACCGGGTGCCGGTGATCCTCGTCGACGGCGCCGAGCACGGCTACTGGAAGGTGGAGGAGGACCGGCTTCGCGCCGCGCTCACCTGA